A single Marinitoga aeolica DNA region contains:
- the fliS gene encoding flagellar export chaperone FliS — translation MYQPNNFQNANNRYVESMVKTASPAKLVELLYLNSIERLNRAMNMIKNKKIADAHNQIVRVEDIIMELNLSLDMEKGGEISKNLRALYNYMYRRLLEANLNKDIEILEEIKVLLNTLLEAWREAMKQAGDVIKQQVNQPTRKGLDIST, via the coding sequence ATGTATCAACCAAATAATTTTCAAAATGCTAATAATAGATATGTTGAAAGTATGGTAAAAACTGCAAGCCCAGCAAAATTAGTTGAATTGTTATATTTAAATTCAATAGAAAGATTAAATAGAGCTATGAATATGATAAAAAACAAAAAGATAGCTGATGCCCATAATCAAATTGTAAGGGTTGAAGATATAATTATGGAATTAAACTTATCTTTAGATATGGAAAAAGGTGGCGAAATTTCAAAAAATTTGAGAGCTTTATATAACTATATGTATAGGCGCTTATTAGAAGCAAATTTAAACAAAGATATTGAAATATTAGAAGAAATAAAAGTCTTATTGAATACTTTATTAGAAGCATGGAGAGAAGCTATGAAACAGGCAGGGGATGTAATTAAGCAACAAGTTAATCAACCTACAAGAAAAGGATTGGACATTTCCACATAA